A single Synergistaceae bacterium DNA region contains:
- a CDS encoding MBOAT family protein, with protein MVFSSGIFMFLFLPGLLVMYYALRGRAVRNYILLVASLLFYAWGEPIFIFIMLASIFANWALSLIMSKSTRPKLWLTLAIILDVLLLGVFKYAGFITENLGMTRINIALPIGISFFTFQMMSYVFDVYYGNSQAQKNPLYVALYISFFPQLIAGPIVRYNQIAEEITERDENFDMFSAGVRRFIYGLGKKILLANFVAQVADNVFGYLINPSISMAWFGALAYTLQIYFDFSGYSDMAIGLGLMFGFHFEENFNYPYTASSVADFWHRWHISLSTWFRDYVYIPLGGNRVNHSRWVLNLFAVWLLTGIWHGANWTFILWGLLYFALLLFERETGVKLGHVLTMLCVILAWVIFRCETVSKGFGFIASMFGLKGNALYDSGFIEYVKGTWLVMIFALIGVFPAVGNFLRGRKWIESAWLCILLVISLLEIVGSTYNPFIYFNF; from the coding sequence ATGGTTTTCTCGTCAGGCATATTTATGTTTCTGTTTCTGCCCGGACTCTTAGTGATGTATTACGCGCTCAGGGGGCGGGCAGTACGCAACTATATACTCCTCGTGGCAAGCCTCCTGTTTTACGCATGGGGTGAGCCTATATTCATATTCATAATGCTTGCCTCAATTTTCGCGAACTGGGCATTGTCTCTCATCATGTCAAAGTCGACGCGGCCAAAGCTGTGGCTGACTCTGGCGATAATTCTTGACGTGTTATTGCTGGGCGTGTTCAAGTACGCGGGCTTCATCACGGAAAATCTCGGAATGACCCGTATCAACATCGCGCTGCCCATCGGAATATCATTCTTCACATTTCAGATGATGAGCTACGTTTTTGATGTGTACTACGGAAACTCACAGGCTCAGAAAAATCCGCTCTATGTTGCACTGTACATATCATTTTTCCCTCAGCTAATCGCCGGGCCTATAGTCCGCTACAATCAGATAGCCGAGGAAATCACAGAGAGGGACGAAAATTTTGACATGTTCAGCGCGGGAGTCAGGCGGTTCATTTACGGACTCGGCAAAAAGATTCTCCTCGCGAATTTTGTCGCACAGGTTGCGGATAACGTTTTCGGCTACCTGATTAACCCGTCAATTTCTATGGCGTGGTTCGGCGCACTCGCATACACATTGCAGATATACTTTGACTTTTCCGGCTACAGCGACATGGCTATAGGTCTGGGCTTAATGTTCGGCTTTCACTTTGAGGAGAACTTCAATTATCCCTACACGGCCTCAAGCGTTGCGGACTTCTGGCACAGGTGGCACATATCGCTGTCGACATGGTTCCGTGATTACGTCTATATACCGCTTGGCGGGAACAGGGTGAATCATTCGCGCTGGGTGCTGAATCTTTTCGCGGTCTGGCTTCTGACGGGTATATGGCACGGTGCTAACTGGACATTTATCCTGTGGGGCTTGCTATATTTTGCGCTGTTACTGTTCGAGCGTGAGACGGGAGTCAAGCTCGGCCATGTTCTGACAATGCTTTGCGTGATTCTTGCGTGGGTAATATTCAGGTGTGAGACTGTCAGCAAGGGATTCGGCTTTATCGCGTCAATGTTCGGCCTTAAAGGGAACGCGCTTTATGACAGCGGATTTATTGAATACGTCAAAGGCACGTGGCTTGTGATGATTTTCGCGCTCATCGGAGTATTTCCGGCTGTCGGGAATTTCCTGCGCGGGCGTAAATGGATCGAGTCGGCGTGGCTTTGCATTTTGCTGGTAATCTCGCTGCTTGAGATAGTCGGCTCAACATACAATCCGTTCATATACTTCAACTTTTAG
- a CDS encoding purine/pyrimidine permease: MAKRQMVYGINDTPPFLITLLSGAQHVLTLFGATTLVPLIFGPAMGMDALQIASLISCVYFGMGVATLIQTSKKLGSGLPIVQGSSFSFIPSVMTVIALYKAGGPEQVMQYMGGGLIAGGIILSIIGYSRIAGVIRKVITPVVIGPVIMAIGFSLAGTAIQGNAANYWPASLGVVVLIFIFSLVLKNKYINIFAILLAIVITYCVCLWLSVNGTFAPDHPAYINLARVGEAPWIRDIKNVIIPWGMPKFSLMAIAAMLAGFFATMIESIGDYHSVSYASGAEDPDSETISRGLGAEGLCCALSGVFGSVGTTSYTENIGLIGLTGVASRVVVRTGAVILILMSFVGKLSALIATMPSPIIGGAYIALFGTIGAMGIQVLLRADMSSQRNILIVGFAFLMALGLPGWVEANQAIFMNDAQSQLMHTLGGMVWAVLKTPMAVAGLCAAVCDSLIPGTDEERGINVAPREF, from the coding sequence ATGGCCAAAAGACAAATGGTTTACGGCATCAACGACACACCGCCATTTCTGATAACGCTTCTCTCAGGAGCACAGCACGTATTAACCCTATTCGGCGCAACAACGTTAGTTCCTTTGATATTCGGCCCCGCAATGGGAATGGACGCACTGCAAATAGCCTCGTTAATCTCCTGCGTTTATTTCGGAATGGGAGTAGCAACGTTAATACAGACAAGCAAAAAGCTCGGTTCAGGATTGCCAATCGTCCAAGGATCGAGCTTTTCTTTTATCCCATCGGTCATGACGGTTATAGCCCTCTACAAAGCCGGAGGGCCTGAGCAGGTCATGCAGTACATGGGCGGAGGACTCATAGCGGGCGGAATAATCCTGTCCATAATCGGCTACTCAAGAATCGCCGGGGTAATCCGCAAAGTAATCACCCCTGTAGTAATCGGCCCGGTGATAATGGCTATAGGCTTCTCGCTTGCCGGGACTGCCATACAGGGCAACGCCGCTAATTACTGGCCTGCCTCGCTGGGAGTCGTGGTACTGATATTCATATTCAGCCTAGTGTTGAAGAACAAGTACATCAACATTTTCGCGATACTTCTTGCGATTGTGATAACGTACTGCGTATGCCTCTGGCTGTCGGTAAATGGAACATTCGCGCCCGATCACCCCGCTTACATCAACCTTGCGAGAGTGGGCGAGGCTCCGTGGATAAGGGACATAAAGAACGTCATAATCCCCTGGGGAATGCCCAAGTTCAGCCTTATGGCAATTGCGGCCATGCTTGCGGGATTCTTTGCGACAATGATCGAGTCAATCGGCGACTATCATTCGGTGTCGTACGCTTCCGGCGCGGAAGACCCTGACTCCGAGACGATAAGCCGCGGGCTTGGCGCGGAGGGACTCTGCTGTGCTCTGTCGGGCGTATTCGGCTCAGTCGGCACAACGTCATACACCGAGAATATCGGCTTGATCGGTCTGACGGGAGTCGCGTCAAGAGTCGTAGTAAGGACGGGAGCAGTGATATTAATCCTGATGAGCTTTGTAGGAAAGTTAAGCGCACTGATTGCCACAATGCCATCACCCATAATCGGCGGGGCGTATATAGCTCTGTTCGGGACAATCGGCGCAATGGGCATTCAGGTTTTATTGAGGGCGGATATGTCGAGCCAGAGAAATATACTGATTGTAGGGTTCGCGTTCCTTATGGCGCTTGGCCTGCCCGGATGGGTTGAGGCGAATCAGGCTATCTTCATGAATGACGCACAGAGTCAGTTAATGCACACACTCGGCGGAATGGTCTGGGCGGTGCTGAAGACTCCGATGGCGGTTGCGGGACTTTGCGCGGCGGTCTGCGACTCACTCATTCCGGGAACGGACGAGGAGCGCGGAATCAACGTTGCGCCTAGAGAATTTTAG